In Ostrea edulis unplaced genomic scaffold, xbOstEdul1.1 scaffold_97, whole genome shotgun sequence, a single genomic region encodes these proteins:
- the LOC125652565 gene encoding uncharacterized protein LOC125652565 — protein sequence MSTSKVISVTVTRNGVATKISCTREVANMLMSKEIDSKVKEIIVNELLFPPTLSSARQSPPLPSPSAPPLPGPSAPPLPGPSAVQEEDTNATWDVQSIKLLKRVFHEIESSSKLVKNKCQRVASDVNKEGYHFSAEQCRLKIKGLKSKYDRQKKKNNTSGESPASDENEDDFDVFEKIPDMKPKAVLDSGNSRKRSPANDSSSDEIEPVPVKKKVPPKRSAEILQVMLKDLMERREEKAERHQEKLATANSLIEVLKELAKK from the exons atgTCTACATCAAAGGTTATATCTGTTACTGTCACAAGAAATGGTGTTGCTACTAAAATTTCATGTACTCGAGAAGTTGCAAATATGCTGATGTCCAAGgaaatag ATTCAAAGGTAAAAGAAATTATCGTAAATGAACTCTTATTTCCACCCACACTGTCATCTGCAAGACAGTCACCACCATTGCCTTCTCCTTCAGCACCACCATTGCCTGGTCCTTCAGCACCACCATTGCCTGGTCCTTCAGCAGTACAGGAGGAAGATACAA ATGCAACGTGGGATGTGCAGAGCATAAAACTGCTGAAGAGGGTCTTTCATGAAATAGAGAGCTCTTCAAAATTGGTCAAAAACAAATGTCAAAGGGTGGCCAGTGATGTGAACAAAGAAGGATACCATTTCTCAGCAGAACAGTGCAGACTCAAAATAAAGGGTctgaaatcaaaatatgatcggcaaaagaaaaaaaataacacttCTGGCGAGTCACCAGCTTCTGATGAAAATGAGGAtgattttgatgtttttgaaaaaatccCGGATATGAAACCCAAAGCAGTCCTGGATTCAGGAAATTCAAGAAAAAGGTCACCTGCTAATGATTCGTCATCTGATGAAATAGAGCCTGTACCag TGAAAAAGAAAGTCCCACCTAAAAGATCAGCAGAGATTTTGCAAGTGATGTTAAAAGACCTAATGGAAAGAAGAGAAGAAAAGGCAGAACGACACCAGGAAAAGCTTGCCACTGCCAACTCTCTCATAGAAGTTTTGAAAGAGTTGGCAAAGAAATGA